The Canis lupus baileyi chromosome 5, mCanLup2.hap1, whole genome shotgun sequence region CATGATGCTGTGATGTTAGGACACGTAACACTTATACGCCATAACACACGGGAAAACCCCTTCCTGGATATCGGGGACTCCAAGGACGAGCTGGGATTGTCTACAAGGCCCAGGAGGCGCACAGAGTGGGGGATGGAGCCAGGTGGGCTCCCACCTCTCACCTGAGCTGCTGGAGCTGGCCTGCGCCTCCCCAGACCCATGGGCCTTCCCGGTGCCTGGCGCCGGCGGCTGGGCCCTGGGGGGCGCCCTCCCGTCCGCGGAGCTGGCTGCGCTCTCCAGGGAGCTGCTGCTGGAGCTGGGCGCCGTGGTCAGCAGGTGCTGCtgctcggggccggggccgccgtGGGCCTTATCGGCGGGCAGGTGAGGCTGGAGAGGCGGGAGACAAGGGGGAGCGGTGAGCGGGgccagctcccctcctcccctgggcaCCCCAGCAGCACTTGTGACATCAGCGGGCGGTGGCCGTGGTTCACGCGGCGCTTCAGCCCGCCGCTGCCTGTTCCCTCCATGCCCTGCTCCCCAGACGCGGGGTTCTGTGTGGTTTCTGGGATCAGCATCTGGCTGCCCTGGGTGTGCGAGccgcgggtggggggggggtgaccgTGGCCCCGTCCGCCAGAGCCCTAGGGGCAGTGCAGGACTCTGCGCAGAAGGCAGgcgaggcccagaggaggacggGACTTCCCGGCTCCCGTGGGAGCCCTGCTACTAGGCCCCCGGGGGCTCGGCCGCATCCCTAGTGCTCCGTCCTGGATCAGGGCGCGTGTCCTGCAGGGGACACTCAGCAGCATCTGGAGACGCTGTTGGCCCGTTGCTCCCGAGAAAGGACGCGGCTGGTGTCCCGCGGGGAGAGGCCTGCAGTACGGCTGAGGGGCCCGTGCAGGGAGTCCCCGACGCGACAAGACGGGGAGAAAGCTCGGGGGGAGGTGCTGGGACTCTGTCCTCGTCCCTACGCTGGGTAAACACTGTGCCCCACCTGCCCCGTCGGGGTTACAGCCCGTCCAGCGCCCACTCCCCCCCCCTTCAGGCTGGGAAAGCGCCCGGGCCTGCGACGCTGCTCCAGCCAGAGAGACGAAGAAGGCCGCCAGGGCTCCAGGGACACCGTCTGACGTCCTGGTAAAAGGCCTGGTGGCTGGCGGGCACTGCCCCCTCCGCCCACCGCAAACCCGGCGCTCACGTACAAAGGGGGGACCACGACTTCACGGGTGAGGCCCCACGCAAGAGGACACGTGTTGCCGCAGGGGGCAGAGCTGAGGGCCGCAGTCTCCCGCAGGGACGCGGCTACCGGTCCCGCAGCTGGCAACCCCTCGACCCTCCACAGTGTGAGAAAAATAAGGCCCCTCCGCTTTAGGTGGCTTGCGACGGCGTGCCTCCCCCACCAGGAGCCCACGGCCCAGGTTCGGCTCCAGCAGAAGCCCCCACAGACCCTACTTCGTAGAAAGATCAAAGGCGAGCAGCTTTGGTGGAAGTGAGGGCAGGACGCAGGGCCCAGAACCCCAGCCTCCCTCTCAACCCCAGGCcaacccctcccagccccctggacccggggaggggggtgggggggcagcatGGGGGTGCCCCACTCTCTGATGTGGCCCTGCACGGCCGCCTGACCCTGAGGACGAGCACGGGCTGGCTGGCCTTCCCTCCGCCCACAGGGCCAACACGGACACAGGACACACGGACCTCCAGAATCCACTGCTCCCCCAGGCAAGCCAGCCCAGCaggaaggggagcaggggagcggggaggagcaaggggaggagcaaggggagggcagaggagcacTCACCACCTTGGCTTCTCCCTGGAGGCAGAAGGGCTTCTCTGCGGAGAAGAGAGAGGGGGTCACATCAGGGACAGTGGCTTCCTCGGGCCACACAGGCCATAAGGAGGGGGAGCACAGGGCCCAGGCACAGCCGTTCAGAGAAGGCCCAGCCCTGGGGCGGTGATCACCCCCGGACGAGGTACACGGgggccccggcccgcgcccctcCGCGGCACCAACCACTTCTCTAGCGCCCGCTCTTCGTTCCCGCTGTGCCCTCACCCTCGGGTGCCCTTCCTGTCCTGTACACATCTACCCGTGGAAATCCGCTGCGGCTCACATGCCTCCTGCCCCAGAAGCCCAGGAAGATCCCCAGGATTTCCAGACAAGACTCCCAGACTGCcggggcccccgggtggctcgggtgcagcatctgccttctgctcagggcgtgaccccggggtcccgggatcgagtcccgcatcgggctccctgcatggagcctgctcctccctctgcctgtgtctctgcctctctctctgggtctctcataaataaataaaatcttaaaacaaataaaaaagaaccccAGACTGCCACCCCCTGAGACTGCTCTGATGGCATCGTGTCTCTTAGCAGGTGAGTTAGCGGCAGTGCCTTCTGCCCCAGGCTCCGAGCTCCACGGACCAGAGCCTGCCGTTTCCAGCTCCATCTGACCCCCAGGGCTGTGCCCAGTGCTGGGGTCACAAGAGGACCCAGAAGAGCCTCCAGAACAAATGGATGAAACCATCAAAGAGGAGGGAATGAAAGCTTACTCTTCTTCTGGGTCACGATGACGCAGTTCACCAGCCCTATTAGCAGCAGACCCAAGGTCGTCACACCTACAATCAGTCctacaaggaaaaagagaagctcAAGACAGCTGCAGACAGCGAAGGCCGGCACCAGGGGCTGGGCAGCTGAGTCAGTGAGCAGGGGTGTCCGGGGGTCACGGGAGGGGCAAGCCCAGTCGGAGGCTCTCCAATTTAATTACACGACAAACCAGCCCAACCAGGCACCAAACTAAACGTGTGTGTCGGCCACATTCGTCCCCGGGGTCACCAGTTTGAGCTCTGCAGCCCACGTAGTCTTCACCCCAGAGGGAAGCCCATGAGGTGGCCCAGCCCTGTCCCCATTACTGAGACCACCTGGGAGCCCCTCTGCCCTGGCGGAGAAAACGCTGACGCACCCCCCTACCCGCGGTTCTCAGCAGTGACAGCCCCGGGTCTCGGGTCTCAGCAGAGGCCACGTCTCACCACCACCTGCGTCCAGGACAGACGCAGCGGGCTCTGGGGGGGGGACCCTGAGACAGaagggagggaggcgggaggcTGACCGAGCCCTCCGAGGCTTACCGATCGGAAGCGAGATGTCGCCTGTGCTGAGCCCTTCGGCCGGGGGGCTGGGGACCGCCGGGAACAGAACGGAGGTCCGAGGAGGCGTGCTGGGTCCTGGCGTTGGCTCCGCGGGCCGGGGCTGCGTGGACCCTGGCTGCCGCGTggaggcggggcgcggggccgttCTCACGGTGGGGGGCGCAGGTGAGCACACCGCATCCACGCTGGCGTTGCCAGGGACGGCCACCGAGCTACAGCTGCGGGCAACACAGGCCAGGAGGGCTCGCGTGGCCGGGCTCACTCAGGGCAGCCGGGGACTCCCAGCAGTATCCGTGCCCCCCACCCTCTGGCCTGCCCCCGTGCTGCGCCCGCCCACGCTGGCCTGCAGGGCGAGGCCGCTAGACCCCTGCCGGCTGCGCTGGGACCCGCGCACCCCGCGGCGCAGGACAGAGCCATCCTGGTGGTGGATAAGGCTGCCCGACGCCTCAACCGGAGCCAGCAGATGGGGGATTTCAGGTCCCAGGGCACGGCCGCCCGGGGGCcgccctccctgctcctccagaACCAGACCACCGGGCCACTCACATCCGGTGGGGCCGGCAGGTATCTGTGGATGACGTCGTGTTGGAGAACGTCCCTGGGGCACACGGAGCGCACACCACGTCTGACGTTGCAGTTCCTTCAGGGAAAACGTGGAACCCGTCACTAACTCAGTGGAACAAGCGGGCCTGGCCCGGGAGCCCTAGGAGACGTGTGAGGGGCCTGGGGATCTCGGTCTGCACCTCTGCCCCTTAGAACACACACGTGTGCGTctgacacacgcacacacagctGGGCGCTCTGCTGTTTAACCAATTCTAGGGAgctcctggtctccaggatcatgtgggTTCAACTTCTGGGGCACCAGTGGATCTTCCGGGAGCTTCGGGCTTCACGTGGTCCCTCTCCGGGTCCCGAGGCTGAGCACCCAGGCAGGGGGCGCCTAACCCGGTGTGTGGGCatgggaggggcggggagggcagctGGTGGGCAGCAGGCACCTGGCCGGGGGGACGGCTCAACGCCCCCGAAGGAGAGGCCCCCAGggtccccgaggccccgccggccCCGTACCTGGTTTGGCTACGCCGAAGCCCGGGCGGCACCTGCGCAGGGGTGCGCACAGCCGgcaccctccctgcctcctcagcGTGCAGTACCAGCCCGACTTGCAGCTGCAGATGCGGTTCTGCTCCCGCGTGCAGGCCTGAGTCTCCACTTGGTCTACAAGAGGCGGGGGCAGCCAGGGTCACTGCCCAGGGCCCCCCCAAGACTGCAGGCTCGCTCTCCAGCAGGGTTCCCCCTGcgcctcccccccacacacacacagggaagggCTGTTCCTGCAGGCCTCGGGCTCTGGCGCGTGGAAACGCCCCGGGGACCCAGCCCGCCCCCCGAGCCCGCTCACCGGCGCCGCAGCGGGAGCCGCAGCTCAAGCACTCGGGAACCCAGTTCCAGAGCTGGGTGTACGTGCTGTTCTCGCAGCGGGCACACACGGTGTTCGAGGTCTTGGTGCAGAAGAGCCTTGCGTGGGAGCCTGGGAAAGCAAGGGCCGCAAGGGCCGCGGTCAGTGCCCCCCTCCAGTCTGCTGACGCCGGGCCGAGGCCTCCTGGGAAGGGCTCCCGCCCCTCACCAGGCTCTCACATCTTGCAGGCCCCAGCTGTCGCTTCACCTCCAAAGCCCTGAGGCTCATAAAAGGcccttttcctctgctcttcccagaTGCCTGGGATTCCATCATTGGAACCGCCTGCTGCTAGTCAATCACACTTGAGTGAGAACTGGTTGGCTGGCTCCTCTCTGATTTATGGTTGGCTAAAATTCTCCGTCTGTGGGTGCGAACCAGCAGGACAACAGCAGTGGGAATGCAGCCCCTGGTTTCCTGTCAAGGACGAGGACGCGGGACTCCTGCGTGCGTGCAGGCAAGGCAAGCCAGGAGACGGGACGGCACTGGAGCCAACCCTGAGCCCATCCTGCCATATGCACTGCTCTGCTAATCCACTGACTTCTTACAGAGCCCCTGCCAGTTAACAGAAAAAGCGTCACTTGTGAGATCTCCTAAAACGGGGGAGATGACAGGTACCTGTGTGCCCACCCGCGCCTCAGGCTAACGGCCCCAAGGCCCTCCAATGGCTTCTGTAGAAAAAAACCTAAACTCTTACCACGGCCCCTGCTAACTTATTCTCTCTGGGCAACACACTGGCCTCACCGTTCCTCAAGTTCACCAGACAGGctccccacctcagggcctttgcacgtgctgttTCTCCAGCCTGACGGGATATTTGGATAACCCAGTCCCTCACGTCCTGCATGTCTCTGCCCAAGTGTCGCCTCTTCAGAAAGGCCCTCCCTGACCACCACCTATAAAACAGCGTGTCCCGCTCTGTCTCCCTCGGCATCCCCCTGCCTTGTTGTCTCTCTGATAGGAGCACACATGCATTTCCTCCGCTGGCTCGTCTGTGCCTGTCAGATACGCAGCCCACAAGGGTGAGGATTTCGTGTGCCCTGCTCTCTGCTGTCCCGCCAGCACGTAGCCCAGTGCCCGACACCGAGCGGATGCTTCCTGGACAGTACGGGAGTGGACGTATGAATGAACGAGTGCCTGGGTCACCAGGAGTGAGCCACTCTGCTCTCCCAGCCGGGTTAGGCCTCGGCACCCCCTCGCGGGTTCGCCCACACATGCACTCCGCACCCCTGCGTGCCAGGCATCGCGCCAGGCCCAGGATCCCGCGGACGAGCTCACGATCCTGGTTCCGGAGGAGCCCACAGTGGAGGCCAGAGGAAAGGAGGCCACGACTGTAGGGGAAGAGCTCCCCTCGGGGGGGGTCGGGGGGCCAGTGGGAGCTCAGAGGAGGAGCCAGATCTGACCAGGCAGGGGggacaggcttcctggaggaggctaCATCTAAGCTGAGGTCCAAAGGAAAAGTAGGAGCCAAcccagaggggagggagctgggagTTGTGCCAGGAAGAGGGAACAGAATAGGCGAAGGCCCTGCAGCGAGAGGCAGGGCCAAACGGTGAGCTAGAAGGAATTCAGTTAGCCACGCGCCCTCCCTCCCTGCGGGGCACCGGCCCCCACAGGCCCAGCCCTCACCAGGCGGACACATGCTGCAGCACATCTGGGTCCTCTGGTCGAAGTACTCGCTCTGCTGGCATGAGCTTCCCAGCTCCGGATCCGGAACGTAGGGGAGCTGCGTGGCCTGGAAGAGGGAAGGCAGGACAGCCATGAGCGTGGCTACCCGACGGCCACCCTGGGGCCCTGCTGGGGCTCCGCTGACGTGGGGGCTTCTCCCCCTGAGGGAAAGATAGGCGGAGGGTCCCCACCCTCtgctgcctcctctccctccctcagtgGCGGCTGAGCCCCTGGCCGGAGCCCGAGGCGGCTCCCAACACTCCAGGGACAGATACGAGGCCCCCACGCTGCCCACAGGGCAGTGGCTTCAGCCACAGAGGACCACGGTGCTCAGCACAAAGCAGCCCTCCGCCCAGGATGCCTCCTATTCCCTTCTGCCCCGGGAATCGCCCCTGGGTGCTTCCAACTGAGtgctgcctcctccctccaggaagtcctccctGACTCCCCCAGGCTGTGGCAGGTTCCTCCCCCTCTGGGCTCACTCTGACGTGGGGCAGGTGGGCGCACGGACCCCCGTGCTTGTATGCACACATCCACGTGGATGTGCctgcacacgcatgcacgcacCGCAAACATCCTCGAGGCAGGCACGCAAACCACAGCCCCAGCATCTCTAGGCCCTCAGACTCCAATGCAGGGCTCGCAGCACAGGGTTGGGGCCCAGCGGACGACTGCTCTCGGTGACAGCAATGACAGGTCCCCCGTGTGAGCACGTGTGCGGTGCCAGGTGCGGGTCCGAGCGCTGCAGGGGCTCTAGCCCACGGGCCCTACGGCAGCCCACTCGGCCCCCTCGTACCGGCCGCCCCCCCCAGGGCTGGGCCTCCCGGCCCACAGGCCTCTGCCCCAAGGCCTCCTCCGACAACAGCCCATCCCCAGCCCACGGCCGCCCCGAAGGACCTGGGAGCCCGGGTCCCAacctcccctggggccccagcacacTGGCTGCGCCCCGCATGGGTGCCCTGTGAGCCTGCGGGGTGGGGGCAAGTCGCGATCCCCCCGCGGGTGTGGGGGCTCCAGGGCGGCGCCCCTCCTGGGGGGCACCCGGCAGCGGCCTCCCCGACCCACCTCCGGCCTGGCCCGGCACCAAAGTCCCCGCGGTGACGCCGGGAAGGCACAGGTGGCGGCGACGGTGGCGGGCACCCTGCTGCCGACACAGGGCCTAGAAAGGGGACATCCGTGCCTGTGgctgcacgtgtgcacacacgtCCACGCGCACACACGCTCCTCACAGTCCCCCGGTGGGCTGCGGGCACCGGGACAAGAGGGGACAGGACGGGGCCATCAGGGGGCCGCCGTCGGGGTGAGGCACCCGCAGTGCCCCAGACCCGGGGCCCAGGAGCCCTGCGTCAACCAGGGacagaaaacaagcaaagaagCCCCCCTGGCGGCACACACAACACCCGACACCCACCCCCACGGACAGCAAGCGCTGGGGGCCCTGGGCACAGAGGTCCCACCCTCTGCAGCGCCCCGGTCACCCGCTCCCTGGTACCAAGGGCGGGGGGCAGCCCCGAGCGCAGGGGGGCCCCTTCTACCGCTCACGTGGGGCCGAGAACCCCCAGAATCCCGACCCTCAGGGCAGCTCCTGCGCAGCCCCAGGCCTGTCCCCGCCCGAGGGGGAGGATTTCCTGTCAGGGTCCAAAGTCCTGCCGGGAAAGGGCCCGCCCGTGGCGGCCAAGGCTGCGCTCCCCGCCCCAAGGGttcccgccccctgccccccaccgtccccctgccccccaccgcccGAGGCCTCCCCTCGAGGGTCTCTTCCTGTAGATTCTGTACTGAGCATCCTTCCCGACACTTCCTCCTGCTGGCGCCCGGGTCAGCCCCCCCTTGAGCAACCTCCAGGCCTGTGGATCCTCTTGGAcagaagagaaacaaagccaACCGCGGCCCCGTCACGGCTTAACAATGAGGAACAGAAAGCCCCTCGCAGAGCAGAGGAGCAGGACGAAAGGTCACTCCCCGCCCTGTGGAGCAGCGGCCTGGGGCggcctgggggggcctgggggggcctggggccgggcaCGCCCAcgcccacctccacctccctccaGGCCCCCACAAGGTGGCAGCGGCTCTGGGGACACGGGCCAGTGGAAGCTTCTCTATCCCTCCGCTGCTGTCGCAGGGACTCAGACCCACAGATCACCCACCCACACGGCagctctgacattttaaaatgaggaaataaattggATAGTACTCAATttactcagcagtttagcaaacCCTATTTTTCAACATACAAGGTTTCAGGTAAAAAGCTGGAAATCACTGATGACTGTTAATCACTCATTTAACTGGCAGGCAATGTGACCCAGTGTGGtgatggggagagaaggggaggggtgggCGGGTGGATGGGATGGGTAaatgagagggagaggagggagggaggggaagggggaggggaggggggagggacaggagagggagaggttggagggaaggaaagagggagggagagagatagaaggagggaggagggagaggtgggagggaggggatggggaggggaggagggagaggagggagggaggggatggggaggggaggagggagaggaggggaaggagaggaggagagggaaaggttggagggagggaaggagagagggatagaaggaggaaaggagggaggggagggagaggttagagaggggagagaagaggagcaaggggagggtgAGATAGGAGggagatgagggagggaggggagggaggggaagggggaaggagggggggagaggaggggaggggggaggaaggggagggggagggagcggagggggaaggaggggggaaggaggggatgggtgaaggagaggaggggaggggggaggggatgggggagggagaggaggggagggaggaggggatggggagggagaggaggggaggggggaggggatggggagggagaggaggggaggggggaggggatggggagggagaggaggggaggggggaggggatggggagggagaggaggggaggggggagggaggggagggggttgggaggGCCCATCTAACATACAATGTATGAGGCACATCTGATGTGCAAAATAGGGATGGAAAGCAGCAAAGCCACCTCCTTGGTCTCCCACAAGTTCTAGGCCATTCCAGAGGCTGGTGGCTGCTGTGGGCCTGGGCAGGCTGGCGGGTGGGCCACGTCCGGGCCTGGCCACCCCCTCCACAGGCCTCAGGcctcccaccagccccagcagctcccttctctctgctcaaCCCGGGTTCCCTCCTCCCAGGACAGGAGAAACCTGCAGaaggagcacctgctgcctcccaggAGCAACCGTGTGCCCAgatccggggtgggggggggcggttctCCCCGCAAGGTCCACAGCCCAGCTgctcagaggggagggggcatGCCCGAGCCTACAACAGGACCCGCACTCcttgctgccccctcccctgcctccttctctAACGAGGGCCCCAGAACAGGCACCCAAGTTTCCCTTCTCCCCTGACACAGACTCAGGACCCCCAGGGCCCCCCCAAACATGTGGCCTCCATCACTCTTCCGGGTTCTCTGCTTTGGCCCTTGGAGGAAGACCAACCGCG contains the following coding sequences:
- the TNFRSF1B gene encoding tumor necrosis factor receptor superfamily member 1B isoform X2, with amino-acid sequence MFAATQLPYVPDPELGSSCQQSEYFDQRTQMCCSMCPPGSHARLFCTKTSNTVCARCENSTYTQLWNWVPECLSCGSRCGADQVETQACTREQNRICSCKSGWYCTLRRQGGCRLCAPLRRCRPGFGVAKPGTATSDVVCAPCAPGTFSNTTSSTDTCRPHRICSSVAVPGNASVDAVCSPAPPTVRTAPRPASTRQPGSTQPRPAEPTPGPSTPPRTSVLFPAVPSPPAEGLSTGDISLPIGLIVGVTTLGLLLIGLVNCVIVTQKKKKPFCLQGEAKVPHLPADKAHGGPGPEQQHLLTTAPSSSSSSLESAASSADGRAPPRAQPPAPGTGKAHGSGEAQASSSSSEPSCGGHGTQVNVTCIVNVCSSSGSDHGPQCSSQASHTTGDVDAGPSSSPDDQQVPFSQEECPFQFQPGALETLLENPEDKPLPLGVPDAGMKSS
- the TNFRSF1B gene encoding tumor necrosis factor receptor superfamily member 1B isoform X4 produces the protein MCCSMCPPGSHARLFCTKTSNTVCARCENSTYTQLWNWVPECLSCGSRCGADQVETQACTREQNRICSCKSGWYCTLRRQGGCRLCAPLRRCRPGFGVAKPGTATSDVVCAPCAPGTFSNTTSSTDTCRPHRICSSVAVPGNASVDAVCSPAPPTVRTAPRPASTRQPGSTQPRPAEPTPGPSTPPRTSVLFPAVPSPPAEGLSTGDISLPIGLIVGVTTLGLLLIGLVNCVIVTQKKKKPFCLQGEAKVPHLPADKAHGGPGPEQQHLLTTAPSSSSSSLESAASSADGRAPPRAQPPAPGTGKAHGSGEAQASSSSSEPSCGGHGTQVNVTCIVNVCSSSGSDHGPQCSSQASHTTGDVDAGPSSSPDDQQVPFSQEECPFQFQPGALETLLENPEDKPLPLGVPDAGMKSS
- the TNFRSF1B gene encoding tumor necrosis factor receptor superfamily member 1B isoform X3, which gives rise to MMESQASGKSRGKGPFMSLRALEVKRQLGPARCSHARLFCTKTSNTVCARCENSTYTQLWNWVPECLSCGSRCGADQVETQACTREQNRICSCKSGWYCTLRRQGGCRLCAPLRRCRPGFGVAKPGTATSDVVCAPCAPGTFSNTTSSTDTCRPHRICSSVAVPGNASVDAVCSPAPPTVRTAPRPASTRQPGSTQPRPAEPTPGPSTPPRTSVLFPAVPSPPAEGLSTGDISLPIGLIVGVTTLGLLLIGLVNCVIVTQKKKKPFCLQGEAKVPHLPADKAHGGPGPEQQHLLTTAPSSSSSSLESAASSADGRAPPRAQPPAPGTGKAHGSGEAQASSSSSEPSCGGHGTQVNVTCIVNVCSSSGSDHGPQCSSQASHTTGDVDAGPSSSPDDQQVPFSQEECPFQFQPGALETLLENPEDKPLPLGVPDAGMKSS
- the TNFRSF1B gene encoding tumor necrosis factor receptor superfamily member 1B isoform X1; translation: MAPAALWALLAAGLQLWGAGRAVPGQATQLPYVPDPELGSSCQQSEYFDQRTQMCCSMCPPGSHARLFCTKTSNTVCARCENSTYTQLWNWVPECLSCGSRCGADQVETQACTREQNRICSCKSGWYCTLRRQGGCRLCAPLRRCRPGFGVAKPGTATSDVVCAPCAPGTFSNTTSSTDTCRPHRICSSVAVPGNASVDAVCSPAPPTVRTAPRPASTRQPGSTQPRPAEPTPGPSTPPRTSVLFPAVPSPPAEGLSTGDISLPIGLIVGVTTLGLLLIGLVNCVIVTQKKKKPFCLQGEAKVPHLPADKAHGGPGPEQQHLLTTAPSSSSSSLESAASSADGRAPPRAQPPAPGTGKAHGSGEAQASSSSSEPSCGGHGTQVNVTCIVNVCSSSGSDHGPQCSSQASHTTGDVDAGPSSSPDDQQVPFSQEECPFQFQPGALETLLENPEDKPLPLGVPDAGMKSS